A region of Pieris rapae chromosome 20, ilPieRapa1.1, whole genome shotgun sequence DNA encodes the following proteins:
- the LOC111000793 gene encoding syndecan isoform X2 gives MQWRIYAWLSCIALVGYVRATEDGAAGVQPTETLHIQHDGPLASDKDLFIDDDGSGVEIDESSGSGYGPGPGPDDEDSRGSARILSSNPSEQEPRGAGEDQPSRPDISGDINLSGETDIISQAGSNLEPETRPADSGVLIMDTPHEDRATSFFAQPGILAAVIGGAVVGLLCAILVVMFIVYRMRKKDEGSYALDEPKRSPAAASYGKGHNNREFYA, from the exons GACGGTGCCGCCGGCGTGCAGCCGACGGAGACACTCCACATTCAGCACGACGGTCCTCTCGCCTCCGACAAGGATCTCTTCATCGACGATGACGGCTCGGGCGTAGAGATCGACGAGAGCTCGGGCTCCGGTTACGGTCCAGGCCCTGGCCCCGACGACGAAGACAGCCGCGGCTCAG CGAGGATATTGTCAAGTAACCCGAGCGAACAAGAACCGCGCGGCGCGGGGGAGGATCAGCCCTCGCGCCCGGATATCTCTGGAGACATCAACTTGTCTGGAGAAACC GATATAATAAGCCAAGCGGGATCAAACCTAGAGCCAGAGACGCGGCCGGCGGACAGCGGTGTGTTAATCATGGACACGCCCCACGAGGACCGCGCAACCAGCTTCTTCGCACAACCGGGCATACTAGCTG CCGTAATCGGTGGAGCCGTAGTAGGACTTCTATGCGCGATTCTGGTAGTAATGTTCATAGTATATAGAATGAGGAAGAAGGATGAAGGTTCATATGCTTTGGACGAGCCTAAGAGAAGCCCGGCAGCAGCATCGTATGGGAAAGGTCACAACAATCGAGAATTTTATGCGTGA
- the LOC111000792 gene encoding putative nuclease HARBI1: MNIDEFFTDFKRDIQEIRQCRRKTLRARKKYKMRFNPLNMPDDTFRLYYRFTKQNMLKIVDLLRNDLEVDLRGGGVPVELQVMAVIRYWARHGIQENCADIHGISQQTLSRLAQKVSIALCCKSSQYIKMPENFTEESTIMHQFEEISGMKNITGVLDCTHIKIQKISDNNGQSFMNSQGQYSINTQIICDANLKIRDIVCRWRGSTDDAKIYNDSSIKRRFEENEFVGKLIGDCAYPCTPHLLTPVLRPITQAEERYNQSFFETHNVVQQCMSVWKERFRILQDVIRGSLNTAKTTVVACAVLHNIAMQLNEPILKDTGLMKSETAIVEEPNLFVDDGNDIHRNQYIEEYFNT, translated from the exons atgaatattGATGAGTTTTTCACGGACTTCAAACGCGATATTCAAGAAATAAGACAGTGTAGAAGAAAGACACTGCGAGctaggaaaaaatataaaatgaggTTCAATCCTCTAAACATGCCGGACGATACTTTCAGACTATACTATAGATTTACTAAGCAGAACATGCTGAAAATTGTTGATTTACTACGAAATGATCTAGAAGTGGATTTGCGTGGGGGTGGAGTTCCAGTTGAACTGCAAGTGATGGCAGTTATTAGATATTGGGCTCGTCATGGG ATTCAAGAGAACTGTGCTGACATCCACGGAATAAGTCAGCAAACGTTGTCGCGCTTAGCTCAAAAAGTTTCTATCGCATTATGTTGTAAAAGTTCGCAGTATATTAAAATGCCAGAAAATTTTACAGAGGAATCAACCATTATGCATCAATTTGAGGAAATAAGTGGCATGAAAAACATAACTGGTGTCTTAGATTGTACCCACATCAAGATCCAAAAAATAAGTGATAATAATGGTCAATCTTTTATGAACAGTCAGGGACAGTACTCAATTAATACACAA ATTATCTGTGATGCCAATCTGAAAATACGAGATATTGTATGTCGCTGGCGAGGCAGTACCGACGATGCAAAGATATATAATGATAGCTCAATTAAGAGGCGTTTTGAAGAAAATGAATTTGTTGGAAAACTAATTGGTGATTGTGCATATCCCTGTACCCCACATCTTCTCACACCAGTTCTCAGACCTATAACTCAAGCAGAAGAAAGATATAATCAAAGTTTCTTTGAAACTCATAATGTTGTCCAACAATGCATGAGTGTTTGGAAGGAAAGATTTCGAATTTTACAAGATGTCATTAGGGGCTCATTAAACACAGCCAAAACAACTGTAGTTGCTTGTGCAGTACTACATAATATAGCAATGCAATTAAATGAACCAATTCTCAAAGACACAG GTCTAATGAAAAGTGAGACTGCTATAGTTGAAGAACcaaatttatttgttgatgATGGGAATGATATACACAGAAACCAGTACATAGAGgagtattttaatacataa
- the LOC111000803 gene encoding pneumococcal serine-rich repeat protein-like, protein MAAKFLLALACVTLAQCSPALINGYLYRDGRGFSVGQAFANGYGGRATGSATADGGVLQAYGTASSADNQFARNGFGEVIPGQAVANAEVFDGPEAPQYGVAKAVAEAQNAPTFYYEIPQPAAIMYEQNFELPAQMRYQLPAGQIKAESSAIINGDSESSISTVSNDGAGSAQSSAQTRGVGNYGVTTSNANIYGGQGSASANANNGLGNTITSARTQGFGAANTRSQGGLGLTSAQSQTNGGYGSASSTVNNAYESAVATANTQGFGSANSNADINNAVASAKAAEQKGISWRFGTLYGTPSMVAPSILGQAQASSQTNGGLAKSTAHTNTAGYGNAQSSADTLGQGSANANANINGGYVNSAAKTYGYDAGVAKTVANTQGFGTANSEANTGLGSVKSTVNTNGFGFGNANADISGTGLKSSANTNGFGSASSSANNRGSMGSWRTNVYNPYGGSRTVANAQTSGQGSASSSANTQGIHAGYRVVNSSANTSGHGSAQANAQSI, encoded by the exons ATGGCAGCAAAGTTCCTCCTAGCTCTGGCTTGTGTCACATTGGCTCAATGTAGCCCTGCCCTTATAAACG GTTACTTATACCGTGATGGACGAGGGTTTTCAGTGGGACAAGCCTTTGCGAACGGCTATGGTGGGCGTGCAACGGGGTCCGCTACCGCTGATGGCGGCGTCCTCCAGGCCTATGGTACTGCTTCATCGGCTGATAATCAATTTGCAAGAAATGGCTTTGGTGAAGTTATTCCTGGACAGGCTGTAGCAAATGCTGAGGTCTTTGACGGTCCAGAGGCTCCTCAATATGGAGTAGCCAAAGCTGTGGCTGAAGCTCAAAATGCACCAACATTTTATTACGAAATCCCTCAACCAGCTGCCATTATGTACGAACAAAACTTTGAACTGCCCGCGCAGATGAGATATCAATTACCTGCAGGACAAATTAAAGCTGAATCTTCTGCTATCATCAACGGAGATTCAGAATCTTCAATCTCAACAGTGAGCAATGACGGTGCTGGTTCAGCTCAGTCTTCCGCCCAGACCCGTGGAGTAGGTAATTATGGCGTAACCACCTCAAATGCTAACATTTACGGAGGACAAGGATCAGCATCCGCAAATGCTAACAACGGCCTTGGCAACACCATCACCTCTGCCAGAACTCAGGGATTCGGTGCGGCAAACACAAGGTCTCAGGGAGGGCTCGGTTTGACCTCTGCTCAATCGCAGACCAACGGCGGATATGGCTCAGCTTCGTCTACTGTTAACAATGCCTACGAATCAGCTGTTGCCACCGCGAACACTCAAGGCTTCGGATCAGCAAACTCAAACGCAGATATCAACAACGCCGTTGCTTCCGCTAAAGCCGCTGAGCAAAAAGGCATCTCGTGGCGTTTTGGAACCCTCTACGGTACCCCCTCCATGGTGGCTCCCTCCATTCTCGGCCAAGCCCAAGCATCCAGCCAAACAAACGGTGGCCTAGCTAAGTCTACCGCACACACAAACACTGCTGGCTATGGAAACGCGCAATCATCCGCTGATACTCTTGGTCAAGGCTCTGCCAACGCAAATGCTAACATTAACGGCGGTTACGTCAACTCTGCAGCGAAAACATACGGTTATGATGCAGGTGTAGCTAAAACTGTAGCTAACACTCAGGGCTTTGGAACTGCCAACTCTGAAGCCAACACTGGTCTTGGATCTGTCAAATCTACCGTCAACACCAATGGATTTGGTTTTGGTAACGCTAATGCTGATATCAGCGGAACAGGCCTGAAGTCATCTGCGAACACAAACGGATTTGGATCAGCTTCTTCTTCTGCTAACAACAGAGGCTCCATGGGTTCATGGAGAACAAACGTTTACAACCCTTACGGTGGTTCTCGCACTGTAGCTAACGCTCAAACGTCTGGCCAGGGTTCCGCCTCCTCGTCAGCTAACACCCAAGGAATACACGCTGGATATAGAGTGGTGAACTCTTCAGCCAACACATCAGGACATGGCTCAGCTCAAGCCAATGCCCAATCCATTTAA
- the LOC111000793 gene encoding syndecan isoform X3, protein MDTPHEDRATSFFAQPGILAAVIGGAVVGLLCAILVVMFIVYRMRKKDEGSYALDEPKRSPAAASYGKGHNNREFYA, encoded by the exons ATGGACACGCCCCACGAGGACCGCGCAACCAGCTTCTTCGCACAACCGGGCATACTAGCTG CCGTAATCGGTGGAGCCGTAGTAGGACTTCTATGCGCGATTCTGGTAGTAATGTTCATAGTATATAGAATGAGGAAGAAGGATGAAGGTTCATATGCTTTGGACGAGCCTAAGAGAAGCCCGGCAGCAGCATCGTATGGGAAAGGTCACAACAATCGAGAATTTTATGCGTGA
- the LOC111000793 gene encoding syndecan isoform X1, whose protein sequence is MQWRIYAWLSCIALVGYVRATEDGAAGVQPTETLHIQHDGPLASDKDLFIDDDGSGVEIDESSGSGYGPGPGPDDEDSRGSGDVPDAPEDDEDYTRTTEAPIPTIFHTNPSNPDESEPLTPPLVQPIDVFSPRILSSNPSEQEPRGAGEDQPSRPDISGDINLSGETDIISQAGSNLEPETRPADSGVLIMDTPHEDRATSFFAQPGILAAVIGGAVVGLLCAILVVMFIVYRMRKKDEGSYALDEPKRSPAAASYGKGHNNREFYA, encoded by the exons GACGGTGCCGCCGGCGTGCAGCCGACGGAGACACTCCACATTCAGCACGACGGTCCTCTCGCCTCCGACAAGGATCTCTTCATCGACGATGACGGCTCGGGCGTAGAGATCGACGAGAGCTCGGGCTCCGGTTACGGTCCAGGCCCTGGCCCCGACGACGAAGACAGCCGCGGCTCAGGTGACGTCCCGGACGCGCCCGAGGATGACGAAGACTACACACGAACCACGGAGGCTCCGATACCCACAATATTCCATACGAATCCGTCCAATCCGGACGAATCAGAGCCTCTGACCCCACCTTTAGTGCAGCCCATCGATGTATTTAGTC CGAGGATATTGTCAAGTAACCCGAGCGAACAAGAACCGCGCGGCGCGGGGGAGGATCAGCCCTCGCGCCCGGATATCTCTGGAGACATCAACTTGTCTGGAGAAACC GATATAATAAGCCAAGCGGGATCAAACCTAGAGCCAGAGACGCGGCCGGCGGACAGCGGTGTGTTAATCATGGACACGCCCCACGAGGACCGCGCAACCAGCTTCTTCGCACAACCGGGCATACTAGCTG CCGTAATCGGTGGAGCCGTAGTAGGACTTCTATGCGCGATTCTGGTAGTAATGTTCATAGTATATAGAATGAGGAAGAAGGATGAAGGTTCATATGCTTTGGACGAGCCTAAGAGAAGCCCGGCAGCAGCATCGTATGGGAAAGGTCACAACAATCGAGAATTTTATGCGTGA